The sequence AGGCAGAATCCCTTATTATTCCAATCTAAGTAATTTAATTCCATCATTCGAGAGCGAGGGGGCCACCGTCACAGTCAATGACAGCCTGCAAACCAGCGGCGTTACTCCACAGAACTTTAAAAAGCCCCTCACCTACACAATCACCAGTACTGACGGTGCTAAATCAAACTACACCGTCAACCTGGTTAACTTTACAGGATTACCTGTCATCAAAATTCAAACCGAAGCAGCTATCACCTCTAAAGATACTTATGTCAAAGGTTCGGTCACTATCGACGGTGCTGGCCAATACGCCGATCTTGGAGAAGCAAAAATGCAGATAAAGGGCCATGGCGGCACCACCTGGGGCAATCCAAAAAATCCCTACAAGATCAAATTCGACAGCAAGACTTCTGTACTCGGTGAACCTAAAGCAAAAGACTGGCTCCTGATCGCTAACTATTTTGACAAGACCATGCTACGCAATGCAACTGCCTATTACATGGGTCAATTGAGTAACCAGGACTGGACACCCCACGGCCACTTTGCAGAAGTATTCCTGAACGAAGTGTACATCGGCACCTATCAGGTCATGGAAAAGATCGAAGCAGGTACCAACCGGGTTAACGTAGGTGACAATGGTTATGTATTGGAAATAGACCAGCTGAACAGACTGGCGGCAGATGATATCTACTTCCAGACAATGGGCATGACCTGCACTATCAAAGATCCGGTTGTCACACCAGGCGATGCGAAATATAATTACATCCATCAGTTTGTGTACATGGCCGAAGTAGCACTCTACAGCCCTAACTTCACGGATTCTGTAGAAGGATACAACAAATACCTGGATGTAAACAGCTTTGTTGACTGGTACCTGGTAAATGAAATTACAAAGAACAATGATGCCATTTTTTATTCCAGTTGTTACATGAACCTGAAACCTGGTGGTAAATTAAAGATGGGACCTATCTGGGATTTCGACATTTCTCTTGGGAATGTATATTATAATAATAACCAGGACTACACTGGTTTCTGGATAAAGAATGCCATCTGGATCTCCCGGCTCTTTGAAGACCCCGCATTCGTAGACAAAGTAAAAGAGCGGTGGCTCTATTTTAAAGCAAAGGAAAATGATATTCTGGCCTTTATTAATAAGAATGCTACCGATCTGAAATGGTCCGTGATTGAGAACAACAACAAGTATAATACACTATACAATTACACCTTTCCGAACTATGCTATCTGGGGCTCGTACGATAATGAGGTGATTTACATGAAGACATGGCTACATAACAGAATGGCATGGCTGGATCAGGCTATTGCAGGCTTAGGTGCTTCGCCAAATTAAAATTTCCACAATTAAAAATGGTCTGGAAAAACTCCAGACCATTTCATTTATCAAACTGCTATGTATGATTTATTTCTTCACATTCACATTGTGGGTTACAATGTGCACGACTGATTTATAAGGTTTATCGTGGTGCGTACCTTCAGACTTCTCATTATAAGAAGCTTCCACCAGGTACTGTCCTGCCTGTAAAGGTGTAAAGTTAGCCACTCCATTTTGTCCGCTCTTTAACTCCTTCACCCAACCATCAGGAGAAATCACTTCTACCTTTGCATCTGCCAGAGGTGCTTTACCTTTATATATTGTCAATGGCACATTCCCAAAGCCTTTAGGCTCTTCGGCACCAGGTACGACAGACAGCAATGTACTGGCCGACAACTGAGAAGGACTCTCTTTACCAACAACTACAGTAGCAGTTGCATAGTATTCAATCTTCGTTTCTCCGTATATTGTTTCGACAGTATGACTGATAGCTAAGGTATAAGTACCTTCTGTAGCAGGGGTAAACTGACCGGCCAGACTTCTGCCGTCTGCTTTGAGGGAGATTTCCTCACGGGCGCCAGCAGG is a genomic window of Chitinophaga sp. LS1 containing:
- a CDS encoding CotH kinase family protein, with the translated sequence MLFLILTASYSCKKEIIVQTFSQVAAANNFYRFWFDTAQNQLYLNDTINMTISGNTITGRIPYYSNLSNLIPSFESEGATVTVNDSLQTSGVTPQNFKKPLTYTITSTDGAKSNYTVNLVNFTGLPVIKIQTEAAITSKDTYVKGSVTIDGAGQYADLGEAKMQIKGHGGTTWGNPKNPYKIKFDSKTSVLGEPKAKDWLLIANYFDKTMLRNATAYYMGQLSNQDWTPHGHFAEVFLNEVYIGTYQVMEKIEAGTNRVNVGDNGYVLEIDQLNRLAADDIYFQTMGMTCTIKDPVVTPGDAKYNYIHQFVYMAEVALYSPNFTDSVEGYNKYLDVNSFVDWYLVNEITKNNDAIFYSSCYMNLKPGGKLKMGPIWDFDISLGNVYYNNNQDYTGFWIKNAIWISRLFEDPAFVDKVKERWLYFKAKENDILAFINKNATDLKWSVIENNNKYNTLYNYTFPNYAIWGSYDNEVIYMKTWLHNRMAWLDQAIAGLGASPN
- a CDS encoding DUF4198 domain-containing protein is translated as MKKLTLSIALLLCAFFASAHAVWIETALKGTKNKAQDVRVFLGEYAANERDSVSNWFSNMKDVKLFVTTPAGAREEISLKADGRSLAGQFTPATEGTYTLAISHTVETIYGETKIEYYATATVVVGKESPSQLSASTLLSVVPGAEEPKGFGNVPLTIYKGKAPLADAKVEVISPDGWVKELKSGQNGVANFTPLQAGQYLVEASYNEKSEGTHHDKPYKSVVHIVTHNVNVKK